A single Xiphias gladius isolate SHS-SW01 ecotype Sanya breed wild chromosome 18, ASM1685928v1, whole genome shotgun sequence DNA region contains:
- the dgkaa gene encoding diacylglycerol kinase, alpha a — MSTPTNPEVKELNPVDFIQLQQYIEYCSLKVKDVLREFDADGSLARHRHGECINEEGFRLFLKTYLEVEDFPVALCQRLFLSFQNSEPTQEDSAKEVFLKDVSCYFSLLEDGQPRDKLEFAFKLYDRDGNGVLDSSEVDRIIAQMMHAAEYLGWDVSELRPVLKDMMTAIDADSSGTVSLEEWVEGGMNNVPLLVLLGLKMTQKDGQHLWRMKHFNKPVYCNVCQSMLLGLRKQGLCCTCCKYTVHGRCANKNLAPCTRTYVKSKKETGVPAHDWVSGNCDSRKCDKCQKKIKSYQGLTGKHCVWCDTMRHDECAEEEPTECTCGPLRDHILPPWAIYPVIKERPNNVKNGCSSSTDDSELNTTPDGQVLQISPVPNTHPLLVFVNPKSGGKQGERVLRKFQYLLNPRQVYNLSNGGPGPGLSFFRNLQDYRILVCGGDGTVGWILDAIDKANLLVRPPVAVLPLGTGNDLARCLRWGGGYDKEDLSRILKDIEGSSQVLMDRWSVQVTTDENEEKGDPVPYEIINNYFSIGVDASIAHRFHTMREKHPQKFNSRMKNKLWYFEFATSETISASCKKLNESLTIECCGTPLDLSGLSLEGVAVLNIPSMHGGSNLWGETKKGDTKGLTSQDEPEVIVDPEILKVTSQDLSDRRLEVVGLEGAMEMGQIYTGLKSAVRLAKTSQITIRTKKALPMQIDGEPWMQPPCTIHITHKNQASMLMAPQAKSTGFFNYK; from the exons ACTGCAGCTTGAAGGTGAAAGACGTGCTGAGGGAATTTGATGCAGATGGCAGTCTGGCCCGGCACAGACATGGAGAG tgcatCAATGAAGAAGGCTTTCGTCTGTTCCTGAAGACTTATTTAGAAGTGGAGGACTTCCCTGTGGCCCTCTGCCAGCgactcttcctctccttccaaAACTCTGAACCCACCCAGGAAGACAGTGCCA AGGAGGTCTTTCTGAAGGATGTTTCATGTTACTTCTCTCTGCTGGAGGATGGCCAGCCCAGGGACAAGCTCGAGT ttGCTTTCAAGCTCTATGATAGAGATGGCAATGGAGTCCTCGACAGCTCT GAAGTGGATAGGATTATTGCTCAGATGATGCATGCAGCAGAATACCTAGGCTGGGATGTGTCAGAGTTGAGGCCG GTTCTGAAGGACATGATGACGGCAATTGATGCAGACAGCAGCGGCACGGTGTCTCTGGAGGAGTGGGTGGAGGGAGGCATGAACAATGTTCCCTTGCTGGTCTTGCTGGGTCTGAAG ATGACCCAGAAGGATGGGCAGCACCTTTGGAGgatgaaacatttcaacaagCCCGTTTACTGCAATGTGTGTCAGAGCATGCTGCTGGGTCTGAGGAAGCAAGGGCTGTGCTGCACCT GCTGCAAATACACAGTCCACGGGCGCTGTGCTAACAAGAACCTGGCCCCCTGCACCAGAACATATGTGAAgtcaaagaaagaaacaggG GTTCCAGCACACGACTGGGTGAGTGGGAACTGTGACTCGAGGAAGTGTGATAAATGCCAGAAGAAGATCAAGAGCTACCAAGGCTTAACGGGCAAACACTGTGTGTGGTGCGACACGATG CGTCACGATGAATGTGCAGAGGAGGAGCCAACGGAGTGTACCTGTGGGCCGCTCAGAGACCATATCCTGCCACCATGGGCAATATATCCTGTTATAAAG GAGAGACCAAACAATGTAAAGAATGGCTGCTCGAGTTCAACGGATGACAGCGAGCTCAATACTACTCCTGATGGACAAGTGCTTCAG ATCAGCCCTGTGCCAAACACTCATCCTCTTCTAGTGTTCGTCAACCCTAAAAGTGGGGGAAAGCAGGGAGAAAG AGTCCTGCGTAAATTTCAGTATTTACTGAATCCACGGCAGGTATATAACCTTTCAAATGGTGGACCTGGACCAGG ACTGAGTTTCTTCAGAAATCTGCAGGATTACAGGATCTTGGTGTGCGGTGGAGACGGCACAGTTGGCTGGATTCTGGACGCGATAG ACAAAGCCAATCTGCTGGTGCGGCCACCTGTTGCTGTGCTTCCTCTGGGGACAGGAAATGATCTTGCACGATGTCTTCGATGGGGAGGAG GATATGACAAGGAGGATTTGAGTCGTATTCTTAAAGACATCGAGGGGAGCTCTCAGGTGCTGATGGACCGCTGGAGTGTGCAGGTCACCACAGATGAGAATGAGGAGAAGGGCGACCCAGTGCCGTATGAAATCATCAACAACTACTTCTCTATTGGAGTT GATGCATCCATTGCCCACCGGTTTCACACAATGAGGGAGAAACATCCCCAGAAATTTAACAGCAG AATGAAGAACAAGCTGTGGTATTTTGAATTTGCCACTTCAGAAACTATCTCTGCTTCCTGCAAGAAACTGAACGAAAGTCTAACAATCGAG TGCTGCGGTACACCACTGGATCTCAGCGGCCTGTCTCTGGAGGGGGTTGCTGTACTTAACATTCCCAGCATGCACGGCGGCTCCAACCTATGGGGCGAGACCAAAAAAGGGGACACTAAGGGACTGACGAGTCAGGACGAGCCAGAGGTGATCGTGGACCCAGAAATCCTGAAAGTGACCTCTCAAG ATCTCAGCGACCGTCGGTTGGAGGTGGTCGGCCTTGAAGGAGCCATGGAGATGGGACAGATATACACGGGCCTCAAGAGTGCCGTGAGGCTTGCCAAGACCTCACAAATCACCATCAG GACGAAGAAAGCATTACCCATGCAGATAGATGGAGAGCCGTGGATGCAGCCCCCCTGCACG attcacatcacacacaagaATCAAGCCAGTATGTTGATGGCTCCTCAGGCCAAATCAACTGGTTTTTTCAACTACAAATAA